TTAACGGATACTGTGGGATTTATCCATAATCTACCTCCACCGTTGATGGATGCTTTTCGAGCGACTTTGGAAGAGGTGACGGATGCCGATGCTTTACTGCATGTCGTTGATCTGTCCCATCCCGATTGGGAAAATCATCTGCGTTCGGTGATAGATCTGCTAGCAACCATGCCCATTACACCGGGGCCAGGAGTGATTGCCTTTAACAAAATGGATCAAGTTAGTAGTGAAGCCCTGGCCCTGGCCCGAGATCAGTTTCCACAGGCGGTCTTTATTTCGGCACAGGAACGTTTGGGCTTGAATACGCTCCGACAGAAAGTGTTGGAATTAATTGACTATGCAGCCATGCCAATGGCTTAGTATAGGCCTCTGCTCCAATGATTCAACTTGCGTGATCCGCATCACTCTCCTCATGATCTGAGATCACTGAATTATGACTATGTTGACTGGAAACTAAGTTCAGTAATCACAAATGTCAGGGAGCAGACTATGTGGATGCAACGCGCCCGTTTTCAGGAAGACCCAGAGCAACCTCAAGTTCAGGCAGAGTGGACCCTTGTTGATGGGCAGCTCGTTTGTCAATGGCAGCCTCTTACGGCTGTTGCAGAAGTGGAGCAGATTCGTGCCTTGCCGAAACGACACAAAGCCGCTTAACTCACGTAGGATTTGAATGATGAGGAGTGCCTAACATCTGCTCATCGTTCAATCTCAAGTTGGAGTCTAGATAGATGATTCAGCTGACTATTTCTGATATGGCCTGTGGGGCTTGCGTTGAGAGAATCGAAGCTGCGATCGCAGCGTTAGATACACAAGCTACGATTAAAACTAACCTGGATAATAAGCAAGTTCAAGTAACATCCCAGCATTCAGATGCAGAAATTCGGCAGGCGATTTCCGCTGCAGGCTACACCCCCACCTAGTCTGTCTAGTCTTTATCTTGCCCGATGGGTTGTTTAGATAAAGATGTTGAGGCAGGCGGTTGCCAAATCACCGATAAATTATTGGCGGGCATTGCCACAGTTTTTTTCAGGCTCAGACCATTTTGAGCTGCAAGATGGTTGACCTCTTCCAGTGTCCGAATCCCCCACTTGGGATTACGGTTTCTCAGAGACTGATCAAAGGCTAGATTGCTGGGAGCTGTAGGCTGGTCTGCTTGGATAAATGGTCCATAGAGATACAACAGTCCTTGGGGAGAAAGGAGGCGAGCAGATCCTGCCATTAATCCCTCTGTGGCTTGCCAAGGAGCAATATGAATCATATTGATATTGATGATGGCTACTATCTCAGACCGCTCTAACCCATAGTGATCCAACGCCTGGACGACTATCTCAGACCAATTGGGTTGGCAGATGTCTACGGCAATCGGCTGATAAAGATTGGCAGCATCAGTTTGGTGTCGCCAAGCCGAAATACTGGTGAGTTGGGGATGAGTCTGATCGCTAGGCAACCATCCTAGATGGGGCAACTGTGAGGCAAAAAAAGCAGCATGTTCCCCTGTTCCACTCGCAATTTCTAGAACAATCCCTTGTTGGGGTAACTCTTGTTTAAGAACGGTCAAGATGGGCTGACAGTTGCGCTGGAAAGCAGCAGCGTATTGTCGTTGATCAACATTGGACATAGCTTTGGGCTGCCTTGGGCACTTTAGATCAATTCTCTACGTCTTCAGTTTTACATCCAGGCTGCAATACTACTTGTGTATCGCCCCTGCATTAACCCAGCTCTTAAATTGTCACAATTTCAACCAAGTCACATGATGTTGGCTGTTACGATATGCTAAAAGACAAGATTTTGTTAAGTATTATTTACTAGTCTTCTTTTTGTTCACCCTCAAGTCTTGGTTTAAACTACCCATGTCAAACCTAAAAAACTCCATTAGGCGTTTCGCCAGTATCGCCCTTTGTGCAGGTTCTCTAGCAGTTGGAGTTCCTTTAATCAGTGAGGCACAAACAAACCCTGGATTTAGTTTTGTATGGGGTGATGGCCCTTCCCAAAAACAGCAGTTGGGCTATGTTTTGAGCTATGGCACCCCAAAACATTTGAGCGATCGATGGCGGCTCAAAATCAAGCGCCAGAGTGTGGCGATTGATCGAATCAACATTACCTATCCAGACTACTTTGATGGCAAATTCAAAGAAAAAAAGATTGAACTTCGCCATGCCCCTAAAAGTCGATTGTTTAACCTCAAGAAGGGCAAAAATATTCCTGTGGATTCTGTCACTGTCGATCCAGATAGTGGTGTCATTGAAATCATTCCTACGGAAGTCATTCCAGCTGATACTGCCATAGAAGTTGTCGCTTCAAATGTCAGGAATCCTAAATCCGGTGGAACCTACTTTTTCAACTGCCGGATTTCCTCCCCTGGAGATGTCGGTTTAATGAAGCCAGTGGGTACCTGGATTATCTCTATTTATCGCAATTAATTTCAGGTATTAGTTAACCTAGCTGAGCTATCTCTCTCCCCTTTCCATTGCAATGTAGATATTGTGAGGAAAGGGGTTATTTATGCTTTCAAAAATTGTGACGATTCTTTAACTGTCCTTGCCTATCGTCACAGGCCTACAATCTCTATATACAGTTATGAAATACCAAGAAAATCCGTTTTGTGGTCAAATGAGTTTTCTTGCTAAGTATTTAGCGTTTTTTAGTTAGATTCTGGCCTGAGATACTGCTGTGTCACCATCAGCAAATATTGCATCCATAACATCTTCCATTTCGCATCCCTTTACTTCATTTATCTATTTCTTTGGCCGTTCGGTTGTTTTGCCTGCTTATTTCAGCAGCGTCAAAGTCTCGGGTTTAGAAAATTTTCCTCAAGAAGGACCTGTTGTCATTGCACCTACGCATCGTTCTCGATGGGATGGCATCATGGTTGGTTATACTTTTGGTCGACCCGTGATTGGCCGAGACCCCCGCTTCATGGTCACAGTCAATGAAATGAACGGTTTTCAGGGGTGGTTTATTCGTCAGTTTGGTGGATTTCCCATTGATCCAGATCAACCTTCCATTGCTGCACTGCGGCATGGGATTGACTTATTACAATCCCATCAAGTGCTCGTCATTTTCCCTGAGGGAGACGTCATGCGGGATCGCTACGTCCAATACCTCAAGCCTGGGTTTGCTCGCCTGGCCATTCAAGCTCAAAAAAAACAAAAAACTGGCCCAGTTATTAAAATCTTGCCTGTAGCCCTTGACTACGGATGTTCAATTCCTAAACAAGGCTGCGAGGTCCATGTCAAAATTGGCTTTCCCCTCAATGCTACTGACTACCCAGGGCCAACTAAAAAAGCGGCAGCAAGCCTTAGCAGCGACTTAAAAGTTGCCCTTAATGGCCTAATTGAAAATTCCGTTCTCAACCCAGAGGTTACAACGTCTGTATCGTTATAAATAACTGGCCTAGGCAAAGTATATAGATGACTCAGCCTAGGCCAGGCTATCTGAAACTTAACGTGCAACCGTTACTTTACGTCTCTCTGCATAATCTGCTTTCAAGCCGGCTGGCTGTTGTGGATGTTGTAAAAGCATTAGCAAAGTAGCATTGGTTTGGAGTTCCCGCCTTAATAAGCCTTGTAGCTCCCGTTCAATATAGCTTTTAAGACCATCCCAGTCTATTGAATGATCATCTGCCTGATTATACTGGTCCCAGCGGTTTCTCAACGCTAATTCAACAGCACTTTGTACCCATGCCTGCCATTTATCAATGGCGATGGTAGTGACTACCCCTCGCAAATGAACTTCAGGTGCTGTCAAGAGTTGACCATCCAGCCCGATTGTGGCAGCGACCGTCACCAGCCCATCTTCTGCTAGGCGTTGACGTTCCTCCAACACATGAGCTTTCAAGATACCTGCTCGGTCCATGAGCTCAATCCCAGAAGGAACCTTCCCATCAATCTGAATGGAGTCTGGAGTCAACGCCACCATATCTCCATTATTGATGATCACCATGTTTTCTTCAGGAATCCCCATACTCTGGGCGGTTTGGGAATGCTTAATTAACATGCGATGCTCACCATGGACTGGCAAGAAGAATTTGGGGCGAGTTAAGTTCAACATCAGCTTTTGATCCTCTTGGCAACCATGCCCCGAGACATGAATGCCATGATGTCGACCATAAATAACGTTGGCACCCTGCATCATCAATTGATCAATGGTGTTGACGACCGAAATGGTATTCCCTGGAATGGGGTTTGCCGAAAAGACCACGGTATCGCCTTTGCGAATTTGAATTTGACGGTGCTCCTTACGAGCAATCCGAGATAGGGCCGCCATTGATTCCCCTTGGGAACCTGTGGTTAAGATTAAAATCTTATGATCTGGAAGATTCCGAATTGCTTTTAAGGGCTCAAACAGACTATCGGGGCATTTGATGTAACCCAGATTTCGAGCATGGGCAATCACATTCAACATAGAGCGGCCGACAACAGACACTGTTCTACCCTGTTTTTGGGCAATGTCTAAAATCATGTTGATGCGATGTACGGACGAAGCAAAGGTTGTCACCAACAAGCGCCCTTTTGCCTGGGAAAACACCCGCTCCAAATTGGGATACACCGAGCGTTCAGAGGGCGTAAAACCTGGCACTTCTGAATTGGTTGAATCACTAATCAGGCATAATACGCCTTGCTCTCCATGTTCCGCTAACTTTTGTAAGTCGAAGTTCTCGCCATCTACTGGGGTGTGATCGATTTTGAAATCCCCTGTAAAAATCACTACCCCAATAGGGGTATGAATAGCGACGGTGAAACTATCCGCCATGGAGTGAGTATTGCGAATAAACTCCACAAAGAAGTGAGAGCCTAAGCGCACAATATCTCGGGGGGCAACTGTTTTTAGCTCTGTCTTGCCAGCAACACCTGCTTCTTCTAGCTTCCGTTGCAACAAGGCCATTGCCAGTCGGGGGCCATGAATGACTGGAATGTCAATTTGCTTTAAGTGAAAAGCAATGCCTCCAATATGATCCTCATGACCATGGGTCACAATCATGCCCTTGATTTTGTGGCGATTTTCACGCAAATAGGTCATATCTGGCAGCACAATATTGACA
The Acaryochloris marina S15 genome window above contains:
- a CDS encoding 1-acyl-sn-glycerol-3-phosphate acyltransferase, giving the protein MSPSANIASITSSISHPFTSFIYFFGRSVVLPAYFSSVKVSGLENFPQEGPVVIAPTHRSRWDGIMVGYTFGRPVIGRDPRFMVTVNEMNGFQGWFIRQFGGFPIDPDQPSIAALRHGIDLLQSHQVLVIFPEGDVMRDRYVQYLKPGFARLAIQAQKKQKTGPVIKILPVALDYGCSIPKQGCEVHVKIGFPLNATDYPGPTKKAAASLSSDLKVALNGLIENSVLNPEVTTSVSL
- a CDS encoding DUF2808 domain-containing protein, whose amino-acid sequence is MSNLKNSIRRFASIALCAGSLAVGVPLISEAQTNPGFSFVWGDGPSQKQQLGYVLSYGTPKHLSDRWRLKIKRQSVAIDRINITYPDYFDGKFKEKKIELRHAPKSRLFNLKKGKNIPVDSVTVDPDSGVIEIIPTEVIPADTAIEVVASNVRNPKSGGTYFFNCRISSPGDVGLMKPVGTWIISIYRN
- a CDS encoding DUF938 domain-containing protein, coding for MSNVDQRQYAAAFQRNCQPILTVLKQELPQQGIVLEIASGTGEHAAFFASQLPHLGWLPSDQTHPQLTSISAWRHQTDAANLYQPIAVDICQPNWSEIVVQALDHYGLERSEIVAIININMIHIAPWQATEGLMAGSARLLSPQGLLYLYGPFIQADQPTAPSNLAFDQSLRNRNPKWGIRTLEEVNHLAAQNGLSLKKTVAMPANNLSVIWQPPASTSLSKQPIGQDKD
- a CDS encoding heavy-metal-associated domain-containing protein, producing MIQLTISDMACGACVERIEAAIAALDTQATIKTNLDNKQVQVTSQHSDAEIRQAISAAGYTPT
- a CDS encoding ribonuclease J, which codes for MTETETQQALKIIPLGGLHEIGKNTCVFEFEDEIILVDAGLAFPTDGMHGVNIVLPDMTYLRENRHKIKGMIVTHGHEDHIGGIAFHLKQIDIPVIHGPRLAMALLQRKLEEAGVAGKTELKTVAPRDIVRLGSHFFVEFIRNTHSMADSFTVAIHTPIGVVIFTGDFKIDHTPVDGENFDLQKLAEHGEQGVLCLISDSTNSEVPGFTPSERSVYPNLERVFSQAKGRLLVTTFASSVHRINMILDIAQKQGRTVSVVGRSMLNVIAHARNLGYIKCPDSLFEPLKAIRNLPDHKILILTTGSQGESMAALSRIARKEHRQIQIRKGDTVVFSANPIPGNTISVVNTIDQLMMQGANVIYGRHHGIHVSGHGCQEDQKLMLNLTRPKFFLPVHGEHRMLIKHSQTAQSMGIPEENMVIINNGDMVALTPDSIQIDGKVPSGIELMDRAGILKAHVLEERQRLAEDGLVTVAATIGLDGQLLTAPEVHLRGVVTTIAIDKWQAWVQSAVELALRNRWDQYNQADDHSIDWDGLKSYIERELQGLLRRELQTNATLLMLLQHPQQPAGLKADYAERRKVTVAR